The Labilibaculum sp. sequence TCCAATTATTGTTGTAGCTATTTATAAATGTATTGTAGGTACTGCCGCAATCTCCGCCCGAAATATTCGACTTTAACCAATCGAATCTTTCCTTCCCCAATTCTACTCTTGGTCTGTTCGCATTTACCTGCGAATAAGCCTGATAATAAGATTGGATAAGAAATAGAAATAATATGATTGTCCTGAAGCCCCTCATTGATCCCGTCAGTTTAATACAAACATCAAATTACAAAAAATCGGGGAATCGAAATCTAAAAAAGATACATCGGAGACTTATTTAGAATCGCAAACTTTTGCATTTTATAAGCCTGATGAAAAAACAAGCTTGCAAAAACAAATTCAACTAAATTGCAATTTTCTGATTTAGCTTCCGTAATTCTCTTACTAAAAATATACTTGCTATAACCGCTGAACCAACATCGGATATGGGACCGGCAAACCAAACACCATCCAATCCAAGAAAAGTAGGAAGAATAAAAAGAATTGGTATCAATAAAATAACCTGACGCATCAATGTGAGCATAGCCGAAATGCCTGCTTTTCCGATAGACTGAAAATAATTTCCAACAACCACTTGAAAACCAACTACTGGTAATGCGATCAGAATAATCCGTAAGCCGTAAGAACCCATATCCAGTAACTCGGCACTGGAATTATTGAAAGCCCGCACAATTAATTCAGGAAATAACTGTACACCCAGAAAGCCAAAAATTACAATTCCGGTAGCTGCTTTCATGCACAATATCAAACATTCTTTAACCCTTGCGTAATTTTGTGCCCCATAATTGAACCCGAAAATAGGTTGGGCCGCCATATTTAGAGCCACAACAGTCATTACAATAAGCATGGCAACTGAGTTAATTACACCCATTGCAGCTATGGCGATATCGTTACTGTAAGCTACCAACTGAACGTTGAACAACGCTTGAACAAAACTTCCTGCCAATTGCATAGAAAATGGTGCAAAACCTATGGTTAAAATGTAAAAAACAATCTCCCTATTCAATTTAAAATTTGAAAACCGCAATTTTATTATGGATTTTTCACTTCTGAAATGACTAATAACCCATATGCATAAAATGAATTGTGAGATGATTGTAGCATAAGCTGCGCCTGCAACTCCCATGTCCAAAACAAAAATAAATATCGGATCGAGAATGATGTTTGTTCCTGCGCTAATGAGCATTGAATACATCGCTATTTTTGCGTTTCCTTCGGAACGGATCAAATTGTTAAGAGAAAAACCAACAACACTAAAAATGGCTCCGTAAAGAATGATGTTTAGATATTCATTGGCTACCGACATCGTATCATCGCCCACTCCAAACATCCTAAGCAGTGGATCCTTTATTAAAAATCCAATAATGGTAATAATAAGAGAAACGATGATCATGAGAACAAATGAATTTCCCAAGACCCATTCGGCTCTGCCAAAATCTTTCTTTCCCAGATTAATCGAAATCCTGACTCCTGCACCAATTCCTATCAGCATTCCAAATGCCATCATTATTAACATGATCGGAAACACCGCACTTAGACCCGATAAAGCAATTGCACCAACACCTTGGCCAATAAAAATCCGGTCGACAACATTGTACAATGAGTTAATAACTACCCCTGTAAAAGCTGGTAAGAAATACCTCCAAAGCAAGCTTTTGATGCTTGCACTCTCCAACTCCTGAACATTCTTACTATTCTTATCCATAAATTCACTTGTGACACAAAAGTATCAATTAATGACCATCTGTATTCAATTTTATCTATTAAAAAAGTATAAAAATCGGTAAATACAAGTTATTGAAGGGTAAAGCAACAACAAATGGCATGCTATCCATAATCAATTTGTAATTCTTCCTATTCTCAAATTAATTCGTCTTTGATTTTTCGGTTTCATTACAAGTGCAATATTTATTTATTATTAATATTCATGAAACTTTTGCAGATTATAAAAAAAATAATAGTTCTTTTGCGGAAATTATTTACGAAATTAAGGTCTTTTAAAAATTGCATTTAAGAATAAGATCCAAGATGTTAGAAACAGTTACTGAAATATTAAAATTTGAACTTGTAAGTATTGACAATCATAAAATCAGAGTCTTCTCTTTAGTTAGTATTTTGCTTATTTATATACTAACTAAAGTATCTCTTTATTTAATCAAGAAAACTCTGTTTCGCAAGCATAAATTTGTGAAAACAGATGCTGGCAACACTTATGCTCTTTACCAGATCATAAAATATGTAGTTTGGGTAATTGCAATCGGTCTAATGCTTGAAGCCCTAAACATAAAAGTAACGGTACTTATTGCTGGTTCTGCTGCTTTATTGGTTGGTGTTGGTTTAGGTTTGCAGCAAACTTTTAATGATATTATTTCGGGGATTATTCTCCTTTCCGAGCGATCAATCAAAATTGACGATGTATTGGAAATAGACGGAGACATAATTAAAATTCAGAGCATTGGATTACGAACCTCAAAAGGTTTAGACAGAGATGAAATTTCGGTTATTATACCTAACTCACTAATTACTACAAACAAAGTGATTAATTGGAGTCATCAATCTAAAAAAACCCGATTCCGAATTCCTGTAGGGGTAGCCTATGGTTCGGATGTTGACCTAATATTAAAAACGTTAGAAGAAAGTGCTTTTGAACATCCCGATATTTACGAAAGACAATCTATTGAAGCCCGACTTGTAAATTTTGGTGCCTCTTCATTGGATTTTGAATTGTTATTTTTCAGCAAAAACATCTTTAGAATAGGCAAGGTGAAAAGTGATATTCGTTTAATTATAAATAAGAAATTTACTGAAAAAAATATAATTATCCCTTTCAATCAATTAGATGTAAATCTGAAAAAGGAAATCTAATTGCAAATCACACCCATTTTGCTGTTTTTATTATTTTTCTTGTATTAAAAGTATAAATAGCTTTAGGTTAAGGTGCAAAAATCATAAAAAACAAGTTCGTTTCTCACCTTTCGGGAAATAATTTTACGACTGCTTCGTATCAATTACAAATTGGAATGGGGAGATATCAAAGTTAAATTCAGGGAGAAAGGCATTTAAAATTAATTTTCCTACATTAGAAAATTTTAAGATACTTCCCTACAAGAAAAATAATGAAATCACAATTGCATGAAAATAATCATTGGGAAAATTGACAGAGCTGATTTTCCAGACCTGCATTTATCAAATATTGATTTAAAAGTTGATACCGGAGCATATACGTCTTCAATTCATTGCCATCAAATTGAGGAGTATCAGTTCGGTGATGAAACACATCTAAAATTTAGACTTTTGGATCCATCACATCCAGATTATAATGAAAAAGAATTTACAGTTAAAAATTACAAAAGAAAAAGAGTTAAAAATTCTTTCGGCAAATCAGAAACCCGTTTTGTAATTGAAACAATCATTATATTATTCGATAAGGAATTCTTAATTGAACTTTCCTTAAGCGAGCGAAGTGAAATGAAATATCCGATACTGATCGGAAGAAAACTTTTAAATGGAAAATTTATTGTTGATACTTCAAAACGCAATATTTCTTTCAAATTGAAGCAAAAAAACAGCAATAAAGAATTATAGTCCATCCAATAAATGTTAATTACTTATTATGAAAATTGTTATTTTATCAAGAAATCCTAAATTATATTCTACAAAAAGATTAGTTGAAGCAGCAGAAAAGAGAGGACATGAGGTACTTGTTGTGGATCATTTAAAATGCATTATTGAAATTGAGAAAAAAAGACCAAAAATCTTCTATGATGGTGCATACCTGCAGGATGTTGACGCTATAATTCCACGAATTGGAGCTTCTGTTACCTTTTACGGATCAACAGTAGTCCGCCAATTTGAAATGATGAAAACATTTACCGCTGTTGGTTCTGAAGCATTGATAAAATCCCGGGATAAATTAAGAAGCTTACAGGTTCTTTCACGTGCCGGAGTAGGTTTACCCCGCACCGTTTTTACGAACTACACAAAAGATGTTAATCATGTAATTCAATCAGTTGGAGGAACTCCACTGGTTCTTAAACTACTGGAAGGAACGCAAGGTTTAGGTGTTGTTTTAGCGGAAACTCAAAACGCTGCCACTTCAGTTATCGAAGCATTTAATGGGCTAAAAGCGCGTGTGATTGCTCAGGAGTTTATCAAAGAATCTAAAGGCGCTGACATAAGAGCTTTTGTTGTTGACGGAAGAGTGGTTGGAGCTATGAAACGACAAGCAATTAAAGGTGAATTTCGATCTAACCTTCACAGGGGAGGATCTGCAACAATTATTGAATTGACTGATGAAGAGGAAAATACTGCAATCAAAGCAGCAAAAGCAATGGGATTAGGTATTGCTGGTGTGGACATGCTCCAATCAGCAAACGGACCTTTAGTTTTGGAGGTAAATTCATCACCAGGTTTAGAAGGTATCGAAGTTGCAACCAAAAAGGACATCGCAAAACAAATAATTAGATTCATTGAAAGGAATGTTGATTGATAAGTATACTATACTAGGCAAAGAAATTCAGAAAGGCGAGCGTGCCTTCTTAGAATTGGAAGTTGCGAAATTGCACACCCGAAATACGATTAAGGTACCTGTAATTGTAGAGCGTGCGAAAAAGGATGGCCCTACCTTGCTTTTAATGGGTGGCGTGCACGGAGATGAAGTTAATGGAGTTGCCATTGTTCGAAATATCATTCGAAAAAGATACAACAAGCCAAAAAGGGGAATGATTATCTGCATCCCCGTTTTTAACGTATTTGGTTTCCTAAATCTCCGAAGAGAATTTCCTGACGGCAGAGATTTGAACAGAATGTTCCCGGGTTTTTTAAATGGATCACTTGCCAGTCAATTTGCGTATCGCTTTACAAAAGAAATTGCACCAAAAGTAGATTATGTGATCGATTTTCATTCAGGTGGCGCTGACAGGTCAAATTCCCCTCAAATTCGATGTGTTATTAAGGAAAAAGAATCATTAAAGCTTGCTCAAATTTTTAATGCTCCATTTATTTTGAATTCTGATTACATTTCCAAATCTGTTCGCGATACTATTCGCAATTTGGGAAAAACAATTCTATTATTTGAAGGAGGAAAATCAAATGACTTGGATGAAGATGTTATTAGTTGCGGTGTTGAAGGCGCAGTAAACGTAATGAAATATTTAGGATTGCAGAATGGAGATTTGCAATTAAAACAAACACCAATTGTGATTCCTAAGGCTCAATGGTTAAGGGCTTCCAATTCAGGTATGTTTCAATTGCGGGTTGCAAATGGAAGTTGGGTCGTTAAAAAACAAATTTTAGGTGAAATAACGGATCCTTACGGAGGATATGAAAAAAAAGTAATTGCTCCGTTTGATTGTTATGTGTTTTGTGTAAATACTGCACCTATGGTGCACAAAGGAGATGCTCTGTTTCACGTTAGTATTGAAACAGATAAATTGAGTACAGATCTTACTTCTTCAGACTATTTGGTAGAATAAAATGCACTTTACTAATCTCTATCCAACTTATGTGCATATACTAAACGATTCCAAATCATTATAACTCTTCAAAATATTATTTATTCAAATAATATTTACTTCTTTCAATACGACTCAATGCAGGCAAAAATCGTATTAAATATATAATCCTGCCAGTCAATATTAAGCTTGGAATAGTAACACAACAGCCAACCAATGACCTTGCCTGCAATTTGAAAGATTCAACAATTCGGATTTTATCCATATTTTTTTTACATCTTTATTAAAGATATCAAAGCCAAATCAATAACCCTTAAGGTATCTAACGATAAATAAATTATAATTTTAGCTGTCAAATTATACTAACCAAACAATGATGAATCCAAATAAATACTTTTCTATTCTAATTGGTAGTTTCATAATCCTTTTCATTTTATCAACGAACCTCTCTCTGGCACAGGACGTTGATCCCAACAGGACTCAAGTTCCATTTTCAACAGACACACAAAATTTCACTGTTTGGAATGGGGAAAACTATGTGCCTTTTTTTATTAAAGGAATTAACCTTGGCGTTTCAATTCCCGGAACATTCCCCGGCGAACTGGCTGCAAGCAAAGATCAATATGCTCGCTGGATAGAGGATATTCATGATGTAGGTTTTAACTGTATTAGAGTCTACACACTTCATTACCCTCGTTTTTACGAAGCTTTAAAAGAATTTAACGATGCAAATCCAGCAAGTCCGATGTATATAATGCATGGTGTTTGGCTGGAAGAAGAGTTAAGTGGGTACACCCAAGATTTACATGAATTAAATGAGGTATTCAATCAGGAAATTAAAGACGTACTCGACTGTATTCACGGAAATAACAGTATAGATCACCGTTTTGGAAAGGCCTACGGTTTATACACCGCTGATGTATCGCCTTGGATAATGGCTTATATTATTGGTCGAGAGATTCACCCTGCTGAAATTGAAGAGACCAACACTAAACATGCCGGCCAAACATCATTTTCAGGTACTGCTTTTAAGTTGGCAGGTGCATCTCCGTCCGAAGTTTGGGCAGCATCCCATTTAGAATCTCTTGTGCTATACGAACGCAACAATTACAATACAGAGCGTCCTGTTAGTATTTCCAGCTGGCCTACTTTGGATCCCTTAACACATCCAACAGAAACTACAACAGATGAAGACAAGCAATCATTGGATTTAGCCAACTTAGATTTATCGGGAGCACCTGCCGGTTATTTTGCCAGCTTTCACGCATACCCATATTATCCTGATTTTATTAGCGAAGATCCCGGCTATAAACAATACTCCGATCCCCTTGGTCCGAACAGTTATTTGGGTTATATCAGCGATCTCAAGAATCATTATAAAAATTTCCCGGTTCTTATTGCCGAAATTGGAACCCCTTCAAGTTGGGGAATTGCACATTATGCATCCAATGGAATGAATCATGGTGGTTGTTCAGAAATTGAACAAGGACTCAATTTCCTAAGACTTCTTGATAATATTGAAGAAGCAGGTTGCGCAGGAGGAATACAATTTTCATGGATAGATGAGTGGTTCAAACGAACCTGGATTACCGATGCTTTTGATTTCAATCCTGAAGCAAGAATACTTTGGCACAATATTACCGCTGCAGAACAAAATTTTGGTTTAATCGCATTTCGACCGGCAGAAACCACCTACACCGAATTAGAAGATTTTGGCACCAATAAACCCATAAAAAAAATCCTTACTTCTGCAGACTATGATTTTTTCAACATTCGTTTGATGCTTGAAAAAGAGCTTTCGAACATTGATACCATTTGGATGGCAATTGACACCTATGATGCCAACTTGGGCGAATCGATATTGCCTTCGGGAACTACGATTACCAACAGAGCGGAATTTGCCCTACGTATCACCAACTATTCTGCCGAATTATTTGTAACTCAGGCTTATGATTTATTTGGTTTATGGCATGGTGTTTCAGAAGACAAGCAGCTTTATCATTCTGTTGCAACAGATGGAGCTCCATGGAATCTGGTTCGCTGGAAGAATAATGACGAAAACTATGAAATACAATACGTTGGAAATTTAAAAACCCGGAGAACAGAACTACCTCCTTCAAGTTTGGATGCTGTCATCATCTCAAATGATTCAATTGACATTCATCTTCCCTGGTCGTTATTACAGGTTACCGACCCTGCTAATGCAAAAGTGATGAATGATGACAGAGCCACACCAGAAACAGAAGAAGCCATCTCTGATGGCATAGCCCTAAGCGTTCTCCATAATGATGTATTACTGGAAGGAAATAATAGATTCATTTGGAGTTGGGGAATCCCAACAAACTATGTAGAAGTGAAAAAGCAATCATACTATGTTGTAAAAGATGGATTGATTGAATTTAATAATGTACCAATTGCATATACTGATAGATATTCAACAAATCAGGGCGAAAATCTGATAATTGATGCTGAAAATGGACTCTTGGCCAATGACTTTGATTTTGATGGCAATTCATTCTATTCAGAATTATCCGAATTCTGCGAAAATGGCTTTGTTTTCCTTTCAGAAGATGGATCCTTTGAATACATTCCTGATACTGGCTACAGTGGTGAAGATTTTTTCACATACCGCGCTTTCGACGATAATGGCCACTCAATTAAGACAAAAGTGACTATTAATATCACTCCTGTTACTGCTGTTGATGATTTTACAAAAGAAGATTTTGCACTTGCTGTTTACCCAAATCCCGTAAGCACATTTTTACGTATTGATTTGCCAAATAATCGACCAACTCAATTGCGAATAATCAATCTAAAAGGATCTATTATTTACCAGAAACAAATAAGCGACACAAAGCACATCATTGATGTTCATTCATTTTCAAAAGGTGTTTACTTACTCAATATCCAAACAAGCAATAATCTACTGAGCAAAAAAATCATCATCAATTAAGGAAAACAATGAATACAAAAAAAAACCTCGTTCAACGAACGAGTTTTTTTTTACCTGCTAATATTGTTAGATATCTTTCTCTGAGTGCTGGACTCCACTTCCTCTTTTTTTAGTTTTTAACACATTGTACTTTTTACCAAAATTATATCGGAAGGTCAAATTTGCCACCCTATTTTCAAAATTGTACTTCATTCTTTGAGTAAAACGATCTCCTGAAGTATTTACATTATACTTACTGCTATTTAAAACATCGTAAATCCATAAAGATATACTTGCTTTGCCTTTCATTATTCTCTTACCAAAAGCGAAATCTACTTGAAAGGATTGATCGTAATTTCCTTGAACAACAGGCATATCAGAGTCATAACGCAAAGTTGTTTGAAAATTGAACCACTTAGGTATTCGCATGGTTGAAGTTAGCTTTCCAAAAAAACCAAAATCGTCATTGGTAGAAAAACTCACTTTAGCAGAGGGTGTATACTTTTGATAGATTCCGGACAAGTAGGAATTAACACTCCACCATTTGTTAAATTTTGTAGATATATTAAAATCAACACCTGCATATTGTAGATTTCCAACATTCTCATAAGTCACAATCGCCACATTGCTTTCATTAACAGAACGATACTGTCTTATGATATTATCCTTGTACTGATAATACAAATTTGTAGTATAGGTTATCTTATCTCTTTTGTAAACAAAAGTTAACTCCGGCATATGCGTATAATAGGCTCCCAATTCTTTAGAACCCAATCTCTGATTTTCCGGATCTTGAAGATTTTGAAATGGATTCAACATTCTGGAATCAGGACGATAAACCATTTTAGAATAAGTCAGCAATACCTGCTTATTGTCGGATAATTTATAGGAAAGATGTACGCTGGGGAAAAAGTCTAAATAATCGTCATTATACGCTTTATTCGTCTCAATATCCGAATACTCAGACCGCAAACCAAACTGATATCCAAAATCTCCTTTCTCTCCACTAAATTGAAAATACAAACCATGAATGCTCTCTTTATAATTAAACGCAGTAGATAAATCAATAGGCTCATTGTACTTTATCTCATTCGTTCGGTACAAATATCCGGTTTCTATCGAACCCACTTCACCTAAAGGCTGTTTGTAATCCATTTGAATAATTGCTTCCTCGCGGTTAGAATTGAAAAAGTCACTAGTATTCCCTTCTACTTCATCAGTATAATTTCCGTAATTTTCTGCTTTATTACTTGTATAGCTTGCATCAAAAGAAAATTCCTGTCCTTTTCTATCAAACTTACGAATATAAGAGGCGTTGTACACCCAGGAATTCAAATCAATATCAACAGCACTTTCACGGGATGTTTCATTTGAAAAAGTACTACTGGTAATTAAATTCCGTGAATAGTTATAGATTCCATTCCGATTTTGCTTCACATTTCGATTGGTAACAGAAAAACTCACGGTGTTCTTATCATTTATTAAATAATCCATGCCCAATTGTCCAATGTGACTTCTATCGCCTAAATCGACATCGGCACGGCTATTCAACATCTCAACATTATTGTCTATTTCTGTAAATCGTGATAATTCATAATCTCTGCCAGACCAATCGTTTCGATAGCTGTATGATCCTGACAAATTGATCTTTCCGGTTCGTAAATTAAGTGCAGTCCGACCCGAATGCTTGTTGATCGTACCAATGGTGGCGGAAGCATTTCCATTAAACCCCTTGGCTCTATCCGTCTTCATAATAATGTTTACAATCCCAGCAGAACCTGAGGCATCATATTTTGATGATGGACTCGTAATTACTTCAACCCGATCAACATCTGCTGCCGGCATGTTACTCAAAACATCTTCAGGACTCATTCCAAGTAATCCACTTAATTTCCCATCGATCAATATTTTCACGTCAGAACTTCCACGTAATTGTATTCCACCGTTAGCAGTAACATTTAACTTAGGAATTGTGGCTAAAACTTCATTTATAGTACCTCCATCAGAAACTGGTGATTTAGATACATTGTAAACGATTTTGTCTAATTCGATTCTGGCAAAATCACGATTCCCGGTAACTTCCACTTCCGTTATCCTTTGAGTATTGGCACGTAAAGTAAGTGGTTTAGACAAGAATAGCTTTTCATTTTCTTTTAAAAGAATTGGCTTACTGCTATAGCTCTCAAATCCAAGATATTCAACTCTGTAATAGCAGTTTAAGCTCTCTAATCCAGCTAGTTCAAACTCTCCTTTTCTATTTGTGATAGTTCCCTTAACCAATAAAGAATCAGGTAAGGAATAAATTGATACTGTGGCATACTCAAGAGGCTTTTGATGTTCGTTTTCGACAACAATACCATTCAAACCTGAATTTGTTGCAGTTTTTGCTGAATCCTGGGCATATAAATGCACTGAGGGGCTTAAAAAAAACAGAAGGACCGGCAATAATCCATTTCTGTAATTAAGTTTTAGATTCATTTGTAGTGTGTAAATTAGTTAGTGTACCTAGTAATATGTTGCACAAAAGTAGAAAATTTATGTTATTAAACAATTAAATTTAAAAAAACTTTCCCATCAATTTACAAACAGAAACAATCAGTTTGTCATCAGTTTACATGTACTCGCACCAAAAACACCACAAACACTGATTGTTCGACTAAGCCAACAAAAACTCAGTACAATTTAGTGTAAACATATTTAACAAAGGAAACCTGAAAAACAACTAACTATTTTTCAAAATTGTTTTTCAAGCCAGATGTAATGTCAAAAACATCTTGCTTTTGATATAAAAAAAGCATCAATTCGTGAAAGAATGATGCCTGCCATATAAAAATATAGTCAACGATTAAATTTCCAATTGCAACTTCAATTGCTTAAATCCATTTCGACTGACGTTTAAACTTTCCCCGGTTTTTAAAATTACTATCCAATGATCCTTCTCATAAGGTTGCAATTGAACTATCTGATCAATCTTCACCAAATATGTACGATGTATCCTGCAAAACTCATTCGGGTTTAAATGGCTTTCAAAATATTTCATTGTCTTTTGCTTCAGGTATCTTCCCTCATTGGTATAAATCATCACATAATCGTCCTGAGCCTCAAAATATTTTATTTTATCGATTGCAATTACATCAATTTTATTTCTTGATTTCACCACCACCCGAGTCAATAACTCTTCCGAGGAATCGTTGTGCTTCTTTATTTTTTCAATTTGTTCTTCGCTCGTCACAGAATTTAAAATGCGTTCCTTCACCTTTCGCACTGCATCTTGGAAACGCTCATTAGAGAATGGTTTGAGCAAATAATCAATTGCATTGTGCTCAAATGCTTTTATTGCATATTCATTATAAGCTGTCGTAAACACAATATTGCAAGACTTATCAAGTAATTCCAACATTTCGAAACCTGTCAGTTTAGGCATCTGAACATCCAAAAACACCAAATCAGGATCCAATTCATTAATTGCTTTTAAGCCTTGAAATCCATCAGAATATTCACCTAAAATTTGAATGTCCTGATCAACTTCCAAATACGACCGAACCAGATTTCTGGCCAATGTTTCATCATCTATGATAATTGCTTTAATTGCTTCCATATCTTTATATAATTTGCGGAAATTCCAGATGAACAGTAAATTGATCTTCTCCTTTGACAATTCGCATCAAATCGGCACGGCCGTAAATTAAATGCAAGCGTTCCTGTATGTTACGCAATCCAATACCATTTCCCCTTGCAGGGATCGATTCAGGATCAAAATTATTGCTGATACTAATTTTTAAAATATCATTCCCGCAACTGCACTTTGTTTGTACACAAACCGGATCAAGACTTTCGTGCACACCATATTTAATCGCATTTTCATACAAAGGCTGCAAAATGAGATTTGGAATTTTCAGTTGCCCGCAATTGATCGAAAGATCAAAATGAAGCTGCAGACGATCCCCAAAACGGACTTTCTCAATCT is a genomic window containing:
- a CDS encoding MATE family efflux transporter, which encodes MDKNSKNVQELESASIKSLLWRYFLPAFTGVVINSLYNVVDRIFIGQGVGAIALSGLSAVFPIMLIMMAFGMLIGIGAGVRISINLGKKDFGRAEWVLGNSFVLMIIVSLIITIIGFLIKDPLLRMFGVGDDTMSVANEYLNIILYGAIFSVVGFSLNNLIRSEGNAKIAMYSMLISAGTNIILDPIFIFVLDMGVAGAAYATIISQFILCIWVISHFRSEKSIIKLRFSNFKLNREIVFYILTIGFAPFSMQLAGSFVQALFNVQLVAYSNDIAIAAMGVINSVAMLIVMTVVALNMAAQPIFGFNYGAQNYARVKECLILCMKAATGIVIFGFLGVQLFPELIVRAFNNSSAELLDMGSYGLRIILIALPVVGFQVVVGNYFQSIGKAGISAMLTLMRQVILLIPILFILPTFLGLDGVWFAGPISDVGSAVIASIFLVRELRKLNQKIAI
- a CDS encoding mechanosensitive ion channel domain-containing protein, which gives rise to MLETVTEILKFELVSIDNHKIRVFSLVSILLIYILTKVSLYLIKKTLFRKHKFVKTDAGNTYALYQIIKYVVWVIAIGLMLEALNIKVTVLIAGSAALLVGVGLGLQQTFNDIISGIILLSERSIKIDDVLEIDGDIIKIQSIGLRTSKGLDRDEISVIIPNSLITTNKVINWSHQSKKTRFRIPVGVAYGSDVDLILKTLEESAFEHPDIYERQSIEARLVNFGASSLDFELLFFSKNIFRIGKVKSDIRLIINKKFTEKNIIIPFNQLDVNLKKEI
- a CDS encoding RimK/LysX family protein, with the translated sequence MKIIIGKIDRADFPDLHLSNIDLKVDTGAYTSSIHCHQIEEYQFGDETHLKFRLLDPSHPDYNEKEFTVKNYKRKRVKNSFGKSETRFVIETIIILFDKEFLIELSLSERSEMKYPILIGRKLLNGKFIVDTSKRNISFKLKQKNSNKEL
- the rimK gene encoding 30S ribosomal protein S6--L-glutamate ligase, with protein sequence MKIVILSRNPKLYSTKRLVEAAEKRGHEVLVVDHLKCIIEIEKKRPKIFYDGAYLQDVDAIIPRIGASVTFYGSTVVRQFEMMKTFTAVGSEALIKSRDKLRSLQVLSRAGVGLPRTVFTNYTKDVNHVIQSVGGTPLVLKLLEGTQGLGVVLAETQNAATSVIEAFNGLKARVIAQEFIKESKGADIRAFVVDGRVVGAMKRQAIKGEFRSNLHRGGSATIIELTDEEENTAIKAAKAMGLGIAGVDMLQSANGPLVLEVNSSPGLEGIEVATKKDIAKQIIRFIERNVD
- a CDS encoding succinylglutamate desuccinylase/aspartoacylase family protein, with the translated sequence MLIDKYTILGKEIQKGERAFLELEVAKLHTRNTIKVPVIVERAKKDGPTLLLMGGVHGDEVNGVAIVRNIIRKRYNKPKRGMIICIPVFNVFGFLNLRREFPDGRDLNRMFPGFLNGSLASQFAYRFTKEIAPKVDYVIDFHSGGADRSNSPQIRCVIKEKESLKLAQIFNAPFILNSDYISKSVRDTIRNLGKTILLFEGGKSNDLDEDVISCGVEGAVNVMKYLGLQNGDLQLKQTPIVIPKAQWLRASNSGMFQLRVANGSWVVKKQILGEITDPYGGYEKKVIAPFDCYVFCVNTAPMVHKGDALFHVSIETDKLSTDLTSSDYLVE
- a CDS encoding T9SS type A sorting domain-containing protein; protein product: MMNPNKYFSILIGSFIILFILSTNLSLAQDVDPNRTQVPFSTDTQNFTVWNGENYVPFFIKGINLGVSIPGTFPGELAASKDQYARWIEDIHDVGFNCIRVYTLHYPRFYEALKEFNDANPASPMYIMHGVWLEEELSGYTQDLHELNEVFNQEIKDVLDCIHGNNSIDHRFGKAYGLYTADVSPWIMAYIIGREIHPAEIEETNTKHAGQTSFSGTAFKLAGASPSEVWAASHLESLVLYERNNYNTERPVSISSWPTLDPLTHPTETTTDEDKQSLDLANLDLSGAPAGYFASFHAYPYYPDFISEDPGYKQYSDPLGPNSYLGYISDLKNHYKNFPVLIAEIGTPSSWGIAHYASNGMNHGGCSEIEQGLNFLRLLDNIEEAGCAGGIQFSWIDEWFKRTWITDAFDFNPEARILWHNITAAEQNFGLIAFRPAETTYTELEDFGTNKPIKKILTSADYDFFNIRLMLEKELSNIDTIWMAIDTYDANLGESILPSGTTITNRAEFALRITNYSAELFVTQAYDLFGLWHGVSEDKQLYHSVATDGAPWNLVRWKNNDENYEIQYVGNLKTRRTELPPSSLDAVIISNDSIDIHLPWSLLQVTDPANAKVMNDDRATPETEEAISDGIALSVLHNDVLLEGNNRFIWSWGIPTNYVEVKKQSYYVVKDGLIEFNNVPIAYTDRYSTNQGENLIIDAENGLLANDFDFDGNSFYSELSEFCENGFVFLSEDGSFEYIPDTGYSGEDFFTYRAFDDNGHSIKTKVTINITPVTAVDDFTKEDFALAVYPNPVSTFLRIDLPNNRPTQLRIINLKGSIIYQKQISDTKHIIDVHSFSKGVYLLNIQTSNNLLSKKIIIN
- a CDS encoding TonB-dependent receptor domain-containing protein, producing the protein MNLKLNYRNGLLPVLLFFLSPSVHLYAQDSAKTATNSGLNGIVVENEHQKPLEYATVSIYSLPDSLLVKGTITNRKGEFELAGLESLNCYYRVEYLGFESYSSKPILLKENEKLFLSKPLTLRANTQRITEVEVTGNRDFARIELDKIVYNVSKSPVSDGGTINEVLATIPKLNVTANGGIQLRGSSDVKILIDGKLSGLLGMSPEDVLSNMPAADVDRVEVITSPSSKYDASGSAGIVNIIMKTDRAKGFNGNASATIGTINKHSGRTALNLRTGKINLSGSYSYRNDWSGRDYELSRFTEIDNNVEMLNSRADVDLGDRSHIGQLGMDYLINDKNTVSFSVTNRNVKQNRNGIYNYSRNLITSSTFSNETSRESAVDIDLNSWVYNASYIRKFDRKGQEFSFDASYTSNKAENYGNYTDEVEGNTSDFFNSNREEAIIQMDYKQPLGEVGSIETGYLYRTNEIKYNEPIDLSTAFNYKESIHGLYFQFSGEKGDFGYQFGLRSEYSDIETNKAYNDDYLDFFPSVHLSYKLSDNKQVLLTYSKMVYRPDSRMLNPFQNLQDPENQRLGSKELGAYYTHMPELTFVYKRDKITYTTNLYYQYKDNIIRQYRSVNESNVAIVTYENVGNLQYAGVDFNISTKFNKWWSVNSYLSGIYQKYTPSAKVSFSTNDDFGFFGKLTSTMRIPKWFNFQTTLRYDSDMPVVQGNYDQSFQVDFAFGKRIMKGKASISLWIYDVLNSSKYNVNTSGDRFTQRMKYNFENRVANLTFRYNFGKKYNVLKTKKRGSGVQHSEKDI